A genomic segment from Nicotiana tabacum cultivar K326 chromosome 7, ASM71507v2, whole genome shotgun sequence encodes:
- the LOC107807242 gene encoding DNA-directed RNA polymerase V subunit 7-like, producing the protein MYLKSRLSWNVIIPAENLDIEGLMLQKAIVLRLLEDFASKKATKNLGYFIAVTTMEKIGEGKVRQHTGDVLFPVDFSCITFNIFRGEILEGVVHKILKHGVFLRCGPTDKIYLSHQKMSDYKYVPGENPIFMNEKMSRIERDTVVRFIVVGARYVEAEKEFQAVVSLEGDYLGPISQSSV; encoded by the coding sequence ATGTATTTGAAATCTCGGTTGTCATGGAACGTGATAATCCCTGCTGAGAACCTTGATATTGAAGGTTTAATGCTTCAGAAAGCAATTGTTCTTCGCCTCTTGGAAGACTTTGCTTCCAAGAAGGCTACAAAGAATCTCGGTTACTTTATAGCTGTCACTACAATGGAGAAGATTGGGGAAGGGAAAGTCCGACAACACACTGGAGATGTGCTCTTCCCTGTGGACTTCAGTTGCATTACCTTCAACATATTCCGAGGAGAAATCTTGGAAGGGGTTGTGCACAAGATCTTGAAGCACGGTGTCTTTTTAAGATGTGGCCCCACTGACAAGATATACCTCTCTCATCAGAAGATGTCGGATTATAAGTATGTGCCTGGAGAAAATCCCATCTTTATGAATGAGAAGATGTCAAGAATTGAGAGAGACACTGTGGTGCGTTTCATCGTGGTTGGGGCAAGGTATGTGGAGGCGGAGAAGGAATTCCAAGCAGTTGTGAGCTTGGAGGGTGATTACCTTGGACCCATCTCACAAAGTTCTGTTTAG